A single window of Myxocyprinus asiaticus isolate MX2 ecotype Aquarium Trade chromosome 48, UBuf_Myxa_2, whole genome shotgun sequence DNA harbors:
- the LOC127437476 gene encoding dysbindin domain-containing protein 1-like, whose product MEAQADSSAGEPLREREFQKLLKSSSSASLTSEASHNASGEHVGTPAHYGSQVLITEKRQPLSSVSSLEVHFDLLDLTELTDMSDQELGEVFADSDEENHTESPAIHPADRQQPPLPRFPHCGYVRSPSWTRGGKGEQQQRDRKHHSDSENTEPLLKIERSQSQQP is encoded by the exons AGCCACTTAGAGAGCGAGAGTTCCAGAAGCTTCTAAAGTCCTCCAGCTCGGCCAGTCTCACCAGTGAGGCATCCCACAATGCCTCAGGAGAGCATGTTGGTACCCCAGCCCATTACGGCAGTCAGGTGCTGATCACCGAGAAACGAC AGCCTCTGAGCAGTGTGTCCTCACTGGAGGTGCACTTTGACCTCTTGGACCTGACAGAGCTCACAGACATGTCTGACCAGGAGCTGGGGGAGGTGTTTGCAGACTCCGATGAGGAAAATCATACAGAATCTCCTGCAA TTCATCCTGCAGATCGTCAACAGCCCCCGTTACCTCGATTTCCACACTGTGGTTACGTTCGCTCACCTTCCTGGACTCGCGGTGGAAAAGGGGAGCAGCAACAGAGAGATCGAAAACACCACAGCGATTCAGAGAACACAGAGCCTTTGCTGAAGATAGAACGCTCCCAATCCCAACAGCCTTGA